One window of Bacillus sp. THAF10 genomic DNA carries:
- a CDS encoding FtsX-like permease family protein, whose product MTFKQLVWKMAKSNKQKYIFYYFCNSFAVMFFFLFATIYFNEAILATKELESIEDVLIIPGVALIFYTIFFIHYAHRIFIKRRKKEFSLFMTLGMSNRDVLKLLLMENSMIACTALVTGILAGTVLSRLVFLILINSVGLDRVPFHLSFPMFSYTALTYLLVFIISIAMTSYTLLSSSLTVNLKSDRYVENFKNRSPLLGAFGICLVIGSSISLYITFLNPENQNDSDGLFLLIWTIAIIGGLYIALSQCMSFMVDVAKKFPSYYFKRVLFFSSLENKFGNMTAIMLLVSVMSMVTIFYTSMVLFFVGYEKEQVLNRNPYDVVYIQSGLDNNLSDEEIHQIVDKKNNPLTKYDKIRGFFYEEKDLYYEDVYYTFFFLPFSDFTRITNYQGTLDDNEYIYYINENPDYAYMDESYSNGIEITSNEREFHYSLKDSHIKTALNLYHTNYLVVTDSEFESLRATLSGMNMTFHLLNIKDWQKSERMVEELRGALKLQEDSKFGDYVYSKIEDYNRTIYSNSIMFFVTVFVGVLFFLGSFFLLYLNVFSNIEQEKERFQKLHKIGITKKEIKQLVNKELRMLFFFAPILGSCLAFVYILTFAKDGGGLMENLNMLWSFLIMSGSYLFIQVLYYFYASKKMMEKLKFH is encoded by the coding sequence ATGACTTTTAAACAATTAGTATGGAAGATGGCAAAAAGCAATAAACAAAAATATATCTTTTACTACTTTTGCAACAGCTTTGCCGTCATGTTCTTCTTTCTATTTGCCACGATATACTTCAATGAAGCAATTCTGGCAACAAAAGAATTAGAAAGTATAGAAGATGTATTAATCATTCCTGGAGTGGCGTTAATTTTTTATACGATATTTTTTATACATTATGCTCATCGCATATTTATTAAAAGAAGAAAGAAAGAATTCAGTCTGTTTATGACCCTTGGTATGTCAAATAGAGACGTTCTCAAGCTCTTGTTAATGGAAAATAGCATGATAGCCTGTACAGCCTTAGTTACAGGAATCTTAGCAGGAACTGTACTTTCTCGATTAGTATTTTTAATACTAATCAACAGCGTTGGCCTGGATAGAGTTCCCTTTCACTTATCTTTTCCTATGTTTTCATACACCGCACTGACATATTTGTTGGTTTTTATTATTTCAATAGCAATGACTAGCTACACTCTCCTTTCAAGCTCTTTAACGGTAAACTTGAAAAGTGATCGGTATGTTGAAAATTTCAAGAATAGAAGCCCTCTTTTAGGCGCGTTTGGCATCTGTCTTGTAATTGGCTCCTCCATCTCATTGTATATAACGTTTTTAAATCCTGAGAATCAAAATGATAGTGATGGATTATTTTTGTTAATTTGGACTATCGCTATTATCGGTGGTCTCTACATCGCACTATCTCAGTGTATGAGTTTTATGGTTGATGTGGCGAAAAAATTTCCCTCCTATTATTTTAAGCGAGTGTTGTTTTTTAGTAGTCTGGAAAACAAATTTGGGAATATGACTGCTATCATGTTACTTGTTTCGGTCATGAGTATGGTGACTATTTTTTACACGTCGATGGTTTTGTTCTTTGTGGGATATGAAAAAGAACAGGTTCTAAATCGTAATCCCTATGATGTTGTCTACATTCAATCAGGATTAGATAACAACCTTTCAGATGAAGAGATACATCAGATAGTAGATAAAAAGAACAATCCACTAACCAAATACGATAAGATAAGAGGATTTTTCTACGAGGAAAAGGATTTGTATTATGAGGACGTCTACTACACTTTCTTTTTTCTGCCGTTCTCTGATTTTACACGGATCACAAATTATCAAGGCACTTTGGATGATAACGAATACATTTACTATATCAATGAAAATCCAGACTATGCCTACATGGATGAAAGCTACAGCAATGGAATTGAGATAACCAGTAACGAAAGGGAATTTCATTACTCATTAAAGGATTCACATATAAAAACAGCTCTAAATCTCTACCACACCAATTATTTAGTCGTAACAGATAGCGAATTTGAAAGCCTCCGTGCTACTCTCTCTGGAATGAACATGACCTTTCATCTCCTAAATATAAAGGATTGGCAAAAAAGTGAAAGAATGGTGGAGGAGCTTCGTGGAGCATTGAAGTTACAAGAGGACAGCAAATTTGGCGATTATGTATATTCAAAAATAGAAGATTATAACCGAACCATCTATTCCAATTCCATCATGTTTTTTGTTACGGTCTTTGTTGGAGTCTTGTTCTTCTTGGGATCTTTCTTTCTCTTATATTTAAATGTCTTTTCTAATATCGAACAAGAGAAGGAGCGGTTCCAAAAATTACACAAAATTGGAATCACTAAAAAAGAAATAAAACAGCTCGTCAACAAAGAACTAAGGATGCTGTTTTTCTTTGCGCCCATTCTTGGAAGCTGCTTAGCATTTGTATATATTCTTACCTTTGCGAAAGATGGTGGGGGATTAATGGAGAACCTTAACATGCTTTGGTCATTCCTTATCATGTCAGGCTCATATCTGTTTATTCAAGTCCTTTATTATTTTTATGCCAGTAAAAAAATGATGGAGAAGCTAAAGTTTCATTGA
- a CDS encoding response regulator transcription factor, producing MKIFLVEDDNQLSKLVSEHLQKYGYEVQVPADFQNIVENFSDFEPDLVLLDINLPYYDGFFLCRSIRQVSNVPIIIISARNSNMDQVLGMELGADDYITKPFTFDILLSKIKATFRRVYGEYAEKEERCLVVGQLKLDKQALTINVKDNTIELSKNEFLLVKKLMEQHKTFVTREEMMEIVWDSIHFVDDNTLTVNMTRIKRKLASLGLENVITSKRGVGYKLIVPVGITHG from the coding sequence ATGAAAATCTTTCTTGTAGAAGACGACAATCAATTGAGTAAGTTAGTTAGTGAGCATTTACAAAAATACGGGTACGAGGTACAGGTCCCTGCAGATTTTCAAAATATAGTGGAGAATTTTTCAGATTTTGAACCGGATCTTGTTTTATTAGATATTAATCTTCCTTACTATGACGGATTTTTTTTATGTCGAAGCATAAGACAAGTTTCTAATGTCCCTATCATTATCATCTCAGCAAGAAATTCAAATATGGATCAGGTGCTAGGCATGGAACTAGGTGCAGATGATTATATTACGAAGCCATTTACTTTCGATATCTTACTCTCGAAAATCAAAGCTACCTTCAGAAGAGTGTACGGTGAGTATGCAGAAAAAGAGGAACGTTGCCTAGTTGTTGGTCAGCTGAAACTAGACAAACAAGCACTTACCATAAATGTGAAAGACAACACAATCGAATTAAGTAAAAATGAATTTTTATTAGTGAAAAAGCTAATGGAACAGCATAAAACGTTTGTCACTCGCGAAGAAATGATGGAGATCGTATGGGATTCTATTCATTTTGTAGACGATAACACGTTAACGGTGAATATGACGAGAATCAAGAGAAAGCTAGCAAGCCTTGGACTAGAAAATGTTATCACTAGTAAAAGAGGAGTGGGCTACAAGCTGATTGTGCCTGTTGGTATCACACATGGATAG
- a CDS encoding endonuclease MutS2: MNIETIQALQFTDLKKEVASYALSEPGKHAIGNLEPSFTKKQIEAWLNEVTEGKKILEISSSVPVHGLQGMEYILKNIHKGVAFRPDQFMALYDFLETIEKLKRFLKDKEYVAPVITTYVYSISELSHIAAEIIRCIKNGRVDDYASKDLLKIRKQLSTMEERIKTKVEQLIKSSKYSKYLQESIVSSRNGRYVIPVKSAYKNQIKGTVLDVSASGSTVYIEPEEITILQDSISMLKYQEEAEEEQILFALTGLVQEHEQEIKLALDLMITYDVIFAKAKYSSMINGNAPQINQHHVVRLVSARHPLLGENAVPLNLVLGEEYDALVITGPNTGGKTVTIKTVGLLTLMAQCGMHIPADASSEIAIFQKILVDIGDGQSIEQSLSTFSSRIKNIITILEEANPQSLVLLDELGSGTDPAEGMGIATSILEELYKKGTTMLATTHYSEIKEFANEREGFMNGSMEFDVETLKPTYRLIVGKGGESQAFAIALKLGMHPKLIERAHQITYKETKAYEAHVEKPRFELEKQLAMNSKYIHKMKHPDKEKTKQEIVFKKGDNVKIPSINEFGIVHKPADSLGNVEVLVKGMMQTFNHKRLSLYIKAEDMYTEDYDMDIVFESKENRKLRNRMKKRHIDEVILEESED, encoded by the coding sequence TTGAATATTGAAACCATTCAAGCACTACAGTTTACAGATTTAAAAAAAGAAGTAGCTTCTTACGCACTTTCAGAGCCAGGGAAGCATGCGATAGGGAATCTGGAGCCATCTTTTACGAAAAAGCAAATTGAAGCATGGCTAAATGAGGTAACGGAAGGGAAGAAAATTCTCGAAATTAGCTCAAGTGTTCCCGTTCATGGACTTCAGGGAATGGAATACATTCTAAAAAATATTCATAAAGGCGTTGCTTTTAGACCAGATCAATTCATGGCGCTGTATGATTTTCTTGAGACCATCGAAAAGCTAAAACGGTTTCTGAAGGATAAGGAATATGTTGCACCTGTTATAACCACTTATGTTTACTCTATTAGTGAATTGTCCCATATAGCAGCTGAGATTATCAGGTGCATCAAAAATGGAAGAGTGGATGATTATGCTAGTAAGGATCTTTTGAAAATAAGGAAACAACTCTCCACTATGGAGGAGCGAATCAAAACAAAAGTAGAACAGCTTATAAAATCATCTAAATATAGTAAATACCTGCAAGAAAGCATTGTAAGTTCACGAAACGGGAGATATGTCATCCCTGTCAAAAGCGCATACAAAAATCAAATAAAGGGGACGGTTCTAGACGTTTCTGCCTCAGGTTCCACCGTGTATATCGAGCCAGAAGAAATCACCATTCTGCAAGATTCTATAAGTATGTTGAAATATCAGGAAGAGGCAGAAGAGGAACAAATCTTATTCGCATTAACAGGATTAGTACAGGAGCATGAACAAGAAATAAAGCTTGCACTGGATTTGATGATAACCTACGATGTGATTTTTGCAAAAGCGAAATACAGCAGCATGATAAATGGGAATGCACCGCAAATTAATCAGCATCATGTTGTCCGATTAGTTTCTGCGAGGCACCCGTTACTTGGTGAAAATGCTGTACCGCTTAACCTTGTGTTAGGGGAGGAGTATGATGCTCTTGTCATCACAGGACCCAACACAGGTGGAAAAACAGTGACAATTAAAACAGTAGGATTATTAACGCTCATGGCTCAATGTGGCATGCACATACCAGCTGATGCATCGAGCGAAATTGCTATCTTTCAAAAAATCCTAGTAGATATTGGGGATGGGCAAAGCATAGAACAGTCGTTAAGCACGTTTTCTTCTAGGATAAAAAACATCATTACCATCTTAGAGGAAGCAAATCCACAAAGCCTGGTGCTGTTAGATGAGCTAGGATCAGGTACAGATCCTGCAGAAGGAATGGGAATTGCAACTTCTATTTTAGAAGAGCTTTATAAAAAAGGAACGACCATGCTTGCAACCACACATTACAGCGAAATAAAAGAGTTTGCCAATGAACGTGAAGGTTTCATGAATGGTTCCATGGAGTTTGATGTGGAAACATTGAAACCCACGTATCGATTGATTGTTGGCAAGGGAGGAGAAAGTCAGGCATTCGCCATTGCCCTGAAGCTTGGCATGCACCCTAAACTAATTGAACGTGCCCACCAAATCACGTATAAAGAAACGAAAGCGTACGAGGCACATGTGGAAAAACCAAGATTCGAGCTTGAAAAGCAATTGGCCATGAATAGTAAATATATCCACAAGATGAAGCATCCGGATAAGGAAAAAACCAAGCAGGAGATTGTTTTTAAAAAAGGAGACAATGTAAAAATTCCATCCATAAATGAGTTTGGTATTGTGCACAAGCCTGCAGATTCCCTTGGAAATGTAGAGGTGTTAGTCAAAGGGATGATGCAAACATTTAATCATAAGCGCTTATCTCTTTATATCAAAGCAGAGGATATGTACACAGAGGATTATGATATGGACATTGTGTTTGAGTCAAAGGAAAACCGGAAACTACGCAATCGAATGAAAAAGCGCCATATTGATGAAGTTATACTGGAAGAGTCAGAGGACTAA
- a CDS encoding YjdJ family protein encodes MTRVILFGISVMFFGASTVAAWYQGSNLVDSQSEWKYTAVFSKWLNGTDLTAENISQLDFFVYSVKYQPVFPVIMLISFVYILIALGERLLKRGASLFIGAVALCLFVGAVVVSRSPTDGAKLFMVALIGVGVCLIGYLVWLWKSKKVDELLT; translated from the coding sequence ATGACTAGAGTAATCTTATTTGGTATTAGCGTTATGTTTTTTGGTGCTTCAACAGTTGCTGCATGGTATCAAGGAAGCAATTTAGTGGATAGCCAATCAGAATGGAAGTATACAGCGGTGTTCTCAAAATGGCTGAATGGTACGGATTTGACGGCTGAGAATATCTCACAGCTAGATTTTTTTGTCTATTCCGTAAAATATCAGCCTGTGTTTCCGGTAATCATGTTGATTAGTTTTGTTTATATCCTGATTGCGTTAGGTGAGCGACTGTTAAAGAGGGGAGCATCTCTGTTCATTGGTGCGGTGGCGTTGTGCTTGTTTGTTGGAGCGGTGGTGGTGTCGAGATCTCCGACAGATGGTGCTAAGTTATTTATGGTAGCCCTGATTGGTGTTGGGGTTTGTTTGATTGGGTATTTGGTTTGGTTGTGGAAGTCCAAGAAAGTCGATGAGTTGTTAACATAG
- a CDS encoding GDSL-type esterase/lipase family protein, with protein sequence MKRSFILVTVLLVIVLISSAMFHKKENPTGKEESMVALGDSLTHGVGDDGGQGYIDNLEGLLEEEKNIVVRVKNYAIRGQESDGVVKQVNLTNVSQDLQKADYIILFIGTNDLLQSNGGDLSGIDEKKIAAGAKNYEENIEQILTRIRKENPSSPILFLGLYNPYPDSTQIERIIERWNRNSLEVVKKYDKVKFISTNHILKEKSTEYFSDALHPNEKGYQKITERIVKEFDF encoded by the coding sequence ATGAAAAGATCTTTCATCTTAGTAACAGTACTTTTAGTAATTGTACTTATTTCTTCAGCAATGTTTCATAAAAAGGAAAACCCAACTGGGAAAGAAGAGAGCATGGTGGCCCTTGGTGACTCCCTTACTCATGGTGTGGGAGATGATGGTGGCCAAGGATATATTGACAACTTGGAAGGACTTCTAGAAGAAGAAAAAAATATAGTGGTGAGAGTGAAAAATTATGCGATTCGTGGCCAGGAAAGTGATGGCGTGGTGAAGCAGGTGAACCTCACCAATGTGTCGCAGGATCTTCAAAAGGCAGATTATATTATTCTTTTTATTGGTACCAATGATCTGCTGCAAAGCAATGGTGGAGATCTCAGTGGAATAGATGAAAAGAAAATTGCAGCTGGAGCGAAAAATTATGAAGAAAACATCGAGCAGATTTTAACAAGGATACGAAAGGAAAACCCCTCCTCTCCTATTCTATTTCTTGGACTCTATAATCCTTATCCAGACTCTACACAGATTGAACGTATTATAGAACGCTGGAATCGTAACAGTCTAGAGGTAGTAAAAAAATATGACAAAGTAAAATTTATCTCAACTAATCATATTTTAAAGGAAAAATCGACGGAGTATTTTAGTGATGCCTTGCATCCGAATGAAAAAGGGTATCAAAAAATAACCGAGCGGATTGTGAAGGAATTTGATTTTTAA
- a CDS encoding DUF421 domain-containing protein, translating into MALLLKIFVIYIVTIAIMRLMGKSTIIQMTPYDLVAIIIVGTVASEPLISTEFLPTLGALTVLVIFHILFSKLTLWQLGNRFFLGEPTILIKHGQIIEDNMEKTRVSIAQLLSILRSKGYPKISDVDYAILEPIGEVSIIPKPENTPVTIQHLEISIHDEGLPISVIIDGRIQEKNLKLLDKSKEWLLDHLAIQNIDVKEILYAYVNEKTKKLVINKRTG; encoded by the coding sequence ATGGCCTTGCTTTTGAAAATTTTCGTCATCTATATCGTAACTATCGCTATCATGCGCTTAATGGGGAAATCCACGATTATTCAAATGACCCCATATGACCTAGTAGCAATTATTATTGTGGGAACCGTAGCATCAGAGCCGCTTATTAGTACAGAATTTCTGCCAACGCTTGGAGCACTTACGGTGTTGGTTATATTCCATATTCTATTTTCAAAGCTCACACTGTGGCAGCTAGGAAATCGCTTTTTTCTAGGAGAGCCGACGATTTTAATTAAGCATGGCCAAATCATTGAAGATAATATGGAAAAAACACGGGTGTCCATCGCACAGCTATTATCCATCTTAAGAAGCAAAGGGTATCCGAAGATTTCGGATGTTGATTATGCGATTCTCGAGCCTATCGGGGAGGTTAGCATTATCCCAAAGCCAGAAAATACACCGGTGACTATTCAGCACTTAGAAATTTCTATTCATGATGAGGGACTGCCAATCTCGGTAATTATTGATGGAAGAATTCAAGAAAAGAACCTGAAATTATTGGATAAATCGAAAGAATGGCTATTGGATCATTTGGCTATCCAAAACATAGATGTAAAAGAAATTCTTTATGCTTATGTGAATGAAAAAACGAAAAAGCTAGTTATCAATAAACGAACAGGATAG
- a CDS encoding HAMP domain-containing sensor histidine kinase yields the protein MDREIVKRYLKDRFFAIIMFLVSNLSIIMFFHLSEPSNKEVVYPFILGIFFLTFFLLVDGFRYYQSNKAVSQLLLGQFSELQAITEEQKLFIELLHKNSEAYSKEKNELVETNKERLYFLSHWMHHLKTPVSVIDLHIQNESNDPEKWTGIQKENKRLLKTIEQGLTMIRMDSFENDLAIEKVDIVKSIRAMINQHKSECIHHSVFPVVLSKQPTVHVLTDAKWNNVMLDQLISNAIKYSISKKGNKKMTIEIESTPDDVLLSIHDEGMGIPSYDLERVFSPFFTGENGRKVPNSSGIGLYLCKKIAEKLNHTIHIQSELTNGTTVSIKYLTKL from the coding sequence ATGGATAGAGAAATAGTAAAGCGCTATCTAAAAGATAGGTTCTTTGCGATAATCATGTTTTTGGTTAGTAACCTCTCCATCATTATGTTCTTTCACTTATCAGAGCCCTCCAATAAAGAGGTAGTTTATCCCTTTATTCTAGGAATCTTTTTTTTGACATTCTTTCTTTTAGTGGATGGATTTCGGTACTATCAAAGTAACAAGGCTGTAAGTCAGCTTCTTCTCGGACAGTTTTCAGAGCTTCAAGCAATAACAGAAGAGCAGAAATTATTTATTGAACTTCTTCATAAGAATTCAGAGGCCTATTCAAAAGAGAAGAATGAACTAGTAGAAACAAATAAAGAACGCTTGTATTTTCTTTCTCACTGGATGCATCATTTGAAAACACCAGTTTCTGTCATAGATTTGCATATTCAAAATGAATCAAATGACCCTGAAAAATGGACGGGCATTCAAAAGGAAAACAAACGACTTCTAAAAACAATAGAGCAAGGACTAACAATGATTCGTATGGATAGTTTTGAAAATGATCTAGCGATTGAGAAAGTAGACATAGTCAAAAGCATTCGTGCGATGATCAATCAACATAAAAGTGAATGTATTCACCATTCTGTCTTTCCGGTAGTACTCAGCAAGCAGCCAACCGTTCATGTTCTTACAGATGCCAAATGGAATAATGTTATGTTAGACCAATTAATTTCCAATGCCATCAAATACTCTATCTCAAAAAAAGGTAACAAAAAAATGACGATTGAGATAGAGAGTACACCAGATGATGTATTGCTCTCGATTCATGACGAGGGTATGGGAATTCCAAGTTATGACTTAGAAAGAGTGTTTTCCCCATTCTTTACTGGTGAGAATGGAAGAAAAGTGCCAAACTCCTCAGGCATTGGCCTATACTTATGTAAAAAAATCGCAGAAAAATTAAATCATACGATTCATATACAGTCTGAACTAACCAATGGAACGACAGTCTCGATTAAATACCTTACAAAACTGTAA
- the lepB gene encoding signal peptidase I, translating into MNIKNLPKEMASWLKLCVLGLMVAVIVSALILQPFTVKGSSMEPTLQGEDLYTDEKTGDQVLIFKSGYMVGLEPEYNDIVVIDSRIDRERKMMDNFRESPLISTILNEKHGKNYWIKRVIGKEGDTLEYKRGVVFRNGEELKEEYILEDMLFPFEEVTVPDGHVFVMGDNRNGSRDSREIGSVPVSNVMGKVVLRYFPFQRIDNLN; encoded by the coding sequence ATGAACATAAAGAATCTGCCTAAAGAAATGGCCAGCTGGCTAAAACTATGCGTGCTTGGCCTGATGGTTGCAGTCATTGTAAGTGCTCTCATACTACAGCCCTTTACGGTAAAAGGAAGCTCAATGGAGCCTACTTTACAGGGAGAGGATCTGTATACAGATGAGAAAACTGGAGATCAAGTATTAATTTTCAAAAGTGGGTACATGGTTGGACTAGAGCCAGAATACAACGATATTGTAGTAATCGACAGTAGAATCGATCGAGAGCGGAAAATGATGGACAATTTTAGAGAAAGTCCTCTCATTAGCACTATCTTAAATGAAAAGCACGGGAAAAATTATTGGATTAAAAGGGTGATAGGAAAAGAAGGAGACACGCTTGAGTACAAACGGGGAGTCGTGTTTAGAAACGGAGAAGAGCTCAAAGAAGAATACATTTTAGAGGACATGCTGTTTCCATTTGAAGAAGTGACTGTTCCAGATGGGCATGTGTTTGTGATGGGAGATAATCGAAATGGCAGTAGAGATAGTCGAGAAATTGGCTCTGTTCCCGTGAGTAATGTCATGGGAAAAGTAGTGCTTCGTTATTTTCCATTTCAGAGAATTGATAATTTAAACTAA
- a CDS encoding ABC transporter ATP-binding protein, which translates to MSEYILQANNIVKIFGQASGEGTTTAVDGIDLAMKQGEFVAIMGPSGSGKTTLLHLLGGIDKLTSGEVLIERRNLQEMKGDELAVFRRQKLGFVFQDFNLLDSLTIRENILVPMVLENKSIEDMNTKVSQLANLFGIEDILERYPFHVSGGQMQRGAVSRALVNEPSILLADEPTGNLDSKSSAVIMECFEKVVNEIGTTVLVVTHDVFAASYCRKIIFIKDGAVHSTLIRKGDRKQFLHQIMDSLAVLGGRKHDF; encoded by the coding sequence ATGTCAGAATATATTTTACAAGCCAATAACATTGTCAAAATATTTGGCCAAGCAAGCGGAGAAGGGACAACAACTGCAGTCGATGGGATAGATTTAGCGATGAAGCAAGGGGAGTTTGTCGCCATCATGGGGCCTTCTGGGAGTGGGAAAACAACCTTGCTACACCTGCTTGGTGGAATCGATAAATTAACCTCTGGAGAAGTGCTCATAGAAAGGAGAAATCTTCAAGAGATGAAAGGAGATGAGCTTGCGGTTTTTCGCCGTCAAAAACTAGGCTTTGTGTTCCAGGATTTTAACCTGCTTGATAGCTTAACTATTCGCGAAAACATCCTCGTACCTATGGTGTTAGAAAACAAATCAATAGAGGATATGAACACAAAGGTATCCCAACTAGCTAACTTGTTTGGTATTGAGGATATATTGGAAAGGTATCCTTTTCATGTTTCTGGTGGGCAAATGCAGCGGGGGGCTGTAAGCAGAGCACTCGTGAACGAGCCGAGTATCTTACTTGCGGATGAGCCTACAGGTAATTTAGACTCGAAATCTTCCGCCGTTATTATGGAATGCTTTGAAAAAGTGGTGAATGAAATAGGGACGACAGTACTTGTAGTAACGCATGATGTTTTTGCAGCAAGCTATTGCAGAAAGATCATTTTTATAAAGGATGGCGCCGTTCATTCCACCCTCATTCGTAAAGGTGACAGAAAGCAGTTTCTTCATCAGATTATGGATAGTCTTGCGGTTCTTGGAGGAAGAAAGCATGACTTTTAA
- a CDS encoding S8 family serine peptidase, translating into MKKKKKVFLSVLSAAAILSSVALSSPTTGGASSSFELDFKGVNKISQNVTVSKNGKLGEASFLVNTENVKIPPGLQKKLKTVPKNNDLYIVQFDGPILEETRKELESTGATILDYIPDYAYVVQYKGNMKKAARGIAHMESVEPYLPLYKIDPQLFEKGNAKLIKAIALDAKRKNKDMNFNGIEDIIKHATNNEVLYISPRPEYKMMNDVARGIVKADVAQNSYGLYGQGQVVAVADTGLDTGKNDSTMHEAFRGKITALYALGRTNNANDTHGHGTHVAGSVLGNGATNKGMAPQANLVFQSIMDSSGGLGGLPSNLSTLFSQAYSAGARIHTNSWGAPVNGAYTTDSRNVDDYVRKNDMTVLFAAGNEGPNGGTISAPGTAKNAITVGATENLRPSFGSYADNINHVAQFSSRGPTKDGRIKPDVMAPGTYILSARSSLAPDSSFWANHDSKYAYMGGTSMATPIVAGNVAQLREHFVKNKGITPKPSLLKAALIAGATDIGLGYPNSNQGWGRVTLDKSLNTAYVNETSSLSTSQKATYTFSATAGKPLKISLVWSDAPASTSASITLVNDLDLVITAPNGTKYVGNDFTAPYDNNWDGRNNVENVFINAPQSGTYTIEVQAYNVPVGPQAFSLAIVN; encoded by the coding sequence ATGAAGAAGAAAAAGAAAGTGTTTTTATCCGTTTTATCTGCTGCGGCAATTCTTTCAAGTGTCGCACTAAGCAGTCCTACAACAGGAGGAGCAAGCAGCAGCTTTGAGCTTGATTTTAAAGGGGTCAACAAGATTTCTCAGAATGTCACTGTTTCAAAAAACGGCAAACTTGGGGAAGCTTCTTTTCTAGTTAACACTGAAAATGTAAAAATACCTCCAGGATTGCAGAAGAAGTTAAAGACAGTACCAAAGAATAACGATTTATATATTGTCCAGTTTGATGGTCCTATTTTAGAAGAAACTCGTAAAGAGCTTGAAAGCACTGGTGCAACGATTCTGGATTACATACCAGATTATGCCTACGTGGTGCAATACAAAGGGAATATGAAAAAGGCCGCACGTGGGATTGCCCATATGGAATCTGTTGAGCCTTACTTGCCTTTATATAAGATTGATCCCCAGCTATTTGAAAAAGGTAATGCAAAGTTGATTAAGGCTATTGCACTTGATGCAAAGCGGAAAAACAAAGATATGAATTTTAATGGAATTGAAGATATTATTAAGCACGCGACAAATAACGAAGTCCTTTACATTTCTCCAAGGCCTGAGTATAAAATGATGAACGATGTGGCTAGAGGAATTGTCAAAGCAGATGTTGCGCAAAATAGCTATGGCTTGTACGGTCAAGGACAAGTGGTTGCTGTTGCAGATACCGGGTTAGATACAGGGAAAAATGACAGCACCATGCACGAAGCCTTCCGAGGAAAAATAACAGCTCTTTATGCACTCGGACGCACAAATAACGCGAATGACACTCATGGACACGGAACCCATGTTGCTGGATCTGTGCTAGGAAATGGTGCAACAAACAAAGGAATGGCTCCTCAAGCGAACCTTGTGTTCCAATCAATTATGGATAGCAGTGGTGGTCTTGGTGGACTTCCTTCCAACCTCAGCACATTATTTAGCCAAGCGTATAGTGCTGGTGCAAGAATTCATACTAACTCCTGGGGTGCTCCAGTTAACGGTGCTTATACCACAGATTCTCGTAACGTAGACGATTATGTACGGAAAAACGATATGACCGTCCTGTTTGCTGCTGGGAATGAAGGGCCAAATGGCGGAACAATCAGTGCTCCTGGTACAGCGAAAAATGCTATCACTGTAGGAGCAACGGAAAATCTTCGTCCAAGCTTTGGTTCTTATGCAGATAACATTAACCATGTTGCGCAATTTTCTTCGCGCGGTCCAACTAAAGATGGCCGTATCAAGCCAGATGTGATGGCCCCTGGAACCTATATTTTGTCTGCACGTTCTTCCCTTGCACCAGACTCTTCTTTCTGGGCAAATCATGACAGCAAATATGCTTATATGGGTGGTACGTCAATGGCTACACCTATCGTTGCTGGTAACGTTGCGCAATTACGTGAGCATTTTGTGAAAAACAAAGGCATCACACCAAAACCTTCCTTACTAAAGGCAGCCTTAATTGCTGGAGCTACAGATATTGGACTTGGCTATCCTAACTCTAACCAAGGCTGGGGTCGTGTAACACTTGATAAATCCCTTAATACAGCCTATGTAAACGAAACAAGTTCACTGTCCACAAGCCAAAAAGCAACTTATACTTTCTCTGCAACTGCAGGGAAACCATTGAAAATCTCACTTGTTTGGTCTGATGCACCTGCAAGTACAAGTGCTTCCATTACACTAGTAAATGACTTGGATCTAGTCATTACTGCTCCGAATGGTACAAAATACGTTGGTAACGACTTCACCGCTCCTTATGATAACAACTGGGACGGCCGTAACAACGTAGAAAATGTGTTCATCAACGCTCCACAAAGTGGAACTTACACCATTGAGGTTCAGGCATATAACGTGCCAGTAGGACCTCAGGCGTTCTCCTTAGCGATTGTGAACTAA